The following coding sequences are from one Devosia neptuniae window:
- a CDS encoding LysR substrate-binding domain-containing protein: MSRRLPSLNALPAFSAAARLCSISLAARELCVTPGAISRQIKSLEESLGSQLFRRGHNSIVLTEAGHRFLAHVNGALAMLQTGASTIVPDRSQLSIRAPITLARRWLIPRIRSFCQENPGVDIAIHSLALGDAAAADITMTYVRATDATALSQAFLLDRTMAVCSPQLLALRGRSLAPAELLGLPLLLDTGDAWSWRRWCAAAGIGFHPRGGSITLDTDEASIDACLSGLGVGQASPSFIEKELRSGQLVALCADVAPIVGAYSFAHAPKSLLAGQFVSWLQTQNDTAKAAFDIAAA; the protein is encoded by the coding sequence GTGTCGCGACGCCTGCCATCGCTCAACGCCTTGCCGGCCTTCTCGGCGGCGGCCAGGCTGTGCAGCATTTCGCTGGCGGCCAGGGAACTATGCGTGACGCCGGGGGCCATCAGCCGGCAGATCAAATCGCTCGAGGAAAGCCTTGGGTCCCAGTTGTTCCGGCGCGGGCATAATTCGATCGTGCTGACCGAGGCCGGGCACCGGTTTCTCGCCCATGTCAACGGCGCCCTGGCGATGCTGCAGACCGGCGCCAGCACCATCGTGCCGGATCGCTCGCAGCTATCGATCCGCGCTCCAATCACCTTGGCCAGGCGGTGGCTGATCCCGCGCATCCGTTCCTTTTGCCAGGAAAATCCCGGCGTCGACATTGCCATCCACTCACTGGCGCTTGGCGATGCTGCAGCCGCCGACATCACCATGACCTATGTGAGAGCCACCGATGCCACCGCGCTCTCGCAGGCCTTCCTGCTCGACCGCACCATGGCCGTGTGTTCACCGCAACTGCTGGCTTTGCGAGGACGCAGCCTTGCACCCGCCGAGCTGCTTGGCCTGCCATTGCTGCTCGATACCGGCGACGCATGGTCCTGGCGGCGATGGTGTGCTGCAGCCGGTATCGGCTTTCATCCGCGCGGCGGCAGCATAACGCTCGATACCGATGAGGCGTCCATCGACGCCTGCCTGTCCGGATTGGGCGTGGGCCAGGCCAGCCCATCCTTCATCGAAAAGGAATTGCGGAGCGGACAGCTCGTCGCGCTCTGCGCCGACGTGGCGCCCATTGTGGGAGCATATTCATTCGCCCATGCGCCCAAAAGCCTGCTCGCCGGCCAATTCGTCTCATGGCTGCAAACCCAGAACGACACGGCCAAGGCCGCATTCGATATCGCTGCTGCCTAG
- a CDS encoding GMC oxidoreductase: MSKAQFDAMVIGSGASGSFAVRELTAQGLKVVLLEAGPEIGPRDFEVKSKIRQSDINLWQRAKATLSGQGVQARAAYFDMRMRNLFVNDRQHPYTTPPDAPFVWIRGRQAGGRTHTFGRALLRWTDDDFKTRSRTGRGEDWPVSYNELVPYYEEVERCLEIYGRDDNVPTQPDSVYTHEARLTEAEQLFKADLEGKWPDRRVITWRYIGPEPTRILRPLRDAMASGNLDIRYNAIAHKVLTDEQTGRAIGAEIIDRLTGQRSTITASAVVLCASPVESIRLMLNSASARHPNGLGNSSGTLGRYFMDQLPCIATGSYPRVKGAASADTAPPDPFYGPSGGIFVPRFVGKDGTAASDFNFQGSIGRYPTGSSGNARLSFFGFGVMQPTAENRVTIDPRRKDAWGIAVPHIRCKMGAADEATLTRQLATLTEIVEETGGELEFIGSPLGLVEKGRGAYPDADPLSRFLFRRMFTKTMVMGAAIHEAGGARMGRAPDQSVLNGSNQSWDVPNLFVTDASAFASSGVAGTTLTIMALTVRACRHLAQEMKAGRL; this comes from the coding sequence ATGTCTAAAGCCCAGTTCGACGCGATGGTTATCGGCTCAGGTGCGTCGGGCTCGTTTGCCGTCCGCGAATTGACCGCGCAGGGCCTCAAGGTCGTGTTGCTGGAAGCGGGGCCGGAAATCGGCCCCAGGGATTTCGAGGTCAAGAGCAAGATCCGGCAATCGGATATCAATCTGTGGCAACGGGCCAAGGCGACACTGAGCGGGCAGGGGGTTCAGGCCCGCGCCGCCTATTTCGACATGCGCATGCGCAATCTCTTCGTCAACGACCGCCAGCATCCCTATACGACCCCGCCCGATGCCCCTTTCGTGTGGATCCGCGGCCGCCAGGCCGGCGGGCGCACCCATACATTCGGGCGAGCGCTGCTGCGCTGGACGGACGATGATTTCAAGACGCGCAGCCGCACCGGGCGCGGCGAGGACTGGCCGGTTTCCTACAACGAGCTGGTGCCCTATTACGAAGAGGTGGAGCGCTGCCTCGAGATCTACGGCCGCGACGACAATGTCCCGACCCAGCCCGACAGCGTCTATACCCATGAGGCGCGGCTGACCGAGGCCGAGCAGCTGTTCAAGGCCGATCTTGAAGGCAAATGGCCGGATCGCCGGGTGATCACCTGGCGCTATATCGGGCCGGAACCGACCCGCATATTGCGCCCGCTGCGTGACGCCATGGCCAGCGGCAATCTCGATATCCGCTACAATGCCATTGCCCACAAGGTGCTCACCGACGAGCAGACCGGCCGCGCCATCGGCGCCGAAATCATCGACCGGCTGACCGGGCAGCGCAGCACCATCACCGCCTCGGCGGTGGTGCTCTGCGCCTCTCCGGTCGAGAGCATCCGCCTTATGCTCAATTCGGCCTCGGCCCGCCATCCCAATGGGCTGGGCAATAGTTCGGGCACGCTGGGCCGCTATTTCATGGATCAATTGCCCTGCATCGCCACCGGCTCCTATCCCAGGGTCAAGGGTGCCGCGAGCGCCGATACGGCGCCGCCAGATCCGTTCTACGGCCCGTCCGGAGGCATTTTCGTGCCCCGCTTTGTCGGCAAGGACGGCACAGCGGCGAGCGACTTCAACTTCCAGGGCTCGATCGGGCGCTATCCAACCGGCTCCTCGGGCAATGCGCGGCTGTCGTTTTTCGGCTTTGGTGTCATGCAGCCCACGGCCGAAAACCGCGTCACCATCGATCCCAGGCGCAAGGACGCCTGGGGCATTGCCGTGCCGCATATCCGCTGCAAGATGGGTGCCGCCGACGAGGCGACGCTGACCAGGCAATTGGCTACCTTGACCGAAATCGTCGAGGAAACCGGCGGGGAGCTCGAATTCATCGGTTCTCCCCTGGGCCTGGTCGAAAAGGGTCGTGGCGCCTATCCCGATGCCGATCCGCTGAGCCGGTTCCTGTTCCGCCGCATGTTCACCAAGACCATGGTCATGGGCGCGGCGATCCACGAGGCCGGCGGCGCGCGGATGGGCCGCGCGCCCGACCAATCGGTGCTCAATGGTTCCAACCAGAGCTGGGACGTGCCCAATCTCTTCGTCACCGACGCCAGCGCCTTTGCCAGCAGCGGCGTGGCCGGCACCACGCTCACCATCATGGCCCTGACCGTACGCGCCTGCCGCCACCTGGCCCAGGAAATGAAAGCGGGCCGGCTTTAG
- a CDS encoding LacI family DNA-binding transcriptional regulator, whose amino-acid sequence MSKKPTPDRISAPSVADVAREAGVAPSTVSRALTMPGRIAEPTRLKVEAAARKLGYIVNQTARNLRIGQTRTIMIVLPDELYIGASQTVLEVLRSAAAALTARGYSLVIANVSREAQTDEHILALAFGGTISGVLLMASPVPSIGDRNLLQACLPLVSLHFDMSAQNVPSVISNDSAAIGEAVEALAGLGHSRFVYIRGRPDNYHDVERLKGVRLALQRSGLAPDDLSTMQGDFSFSGGINAGQLYLSLPPQERPTAVVCANDDTAIGFIKTVVDGGLSVPGDVSVVGFDGAAVGAFMTPSLSTVQQSTAEMGRRAVDLVIDMAQGEVTSPPLRTEVRCQLVLRQSVRALLPDPS is encoded by the coding sequence ATGAGCAAAAAACCAACGCCTGACCGGATATCTGCACCATCCGTTGCCGATGTGGCGCGCGAGGCCGGGGTGGCACCATCCACGGTCAGCCGCGCATTGACCATGCCGGGGCGCATCGCCGAGCCGACCCGCCTCAAGGTCGAGGCGGCCGCCCGCAAGCTGGGCTATATCGTCAACCAGACCGCGCGCAATCTGCGCATCGGGCAGACCCGCACCATCATGATCGTGCTGCCCGACGAGCTCTATATCGGCGCCTCCCAGACCGTGCTCGAAGTGCTGCGCTCGGCGGCTGCAGCCTTGACGGCGCGCGGCTATTCCTTGGTCATCGCCAATGTTTCCCGCGAAGCCCAGACCGACGAGCATATTCTGGCGCTGGCCTTTGGCGGCACGATCTCGGGTGTGCTGCTGATGGCCAGCCCGGTCCCCAGCATCGGGGATCGCAACCTGTTGCAGGCCTGCCTGCCGCTGGTCTCGCTGCATTTCGACATGAGCGCGCAGAACGTGCCCAGCGTGATCAGCAATGACAGCGCGGCGATCGGGGAGGCCGTGGAGGCCCTGGCCGGCCTGGGCCACAGCCGGTTTGTCTACATCCGCGGCCGGCCGGACAATTACCACGACGTCGAACGCCTCAAGGGCGTGCGCCTCGCCCTGCAGCGTAGCGGCCTCGCGCCGGATGACCTCAGCACCATGCAGGGGGATTTCAGCTTCAGCGGCGGCATCAACGCCGGGCAGCTTTATCTGTCCCTGCCGCCGCAGGAGCGCCCAACCGCCGTGGTTTGCGCCAATGACGACACCGCCATCGGCTTTATCAAAACCGTCGTCGATGGCGGGCTGAGCGTGCCGGGCGATGTCTCGGTGGTCGGCTTCGACGGCGCGGCCGTGGGTGCCTTCATGACGCCCAGCCTCTCCACGGTGCAGCAATCAACCGCCGAAATGGGCCGGCGCGCTGTCGATCTGGTGATCGACATGGCCCAGGGGGAAGTCACCAGCCCACCCCTGCGGACCGAAGTGCGCTGCCAATTGGTGCTGCGCCAGAGCGTGCGCGCGCTGCTGCCCGATCCATCCTAG
- a CDS encoding sugar phosphate isomerase/epimerase family protein, whose protein sequence is MAVDLVTFFHPEFWGVGNHGDILAFAESKPELFWNKILDTVAAAGLRGIEPTFSPFNWQHAIKTFGSVAGFSRAMEQRGLTLASGFFADLEHGSDIADPAVRSKLFDLVKAYAEVIAACGGDAMVVGLPMRRTRDAEPPLFVDLPYAQRIAEVINELGALTLRQGVKLALHTEAHSVFCTSRDVDLFMLLTDPLYVGFCPDAAHLLGSGADPVVVTTRHIDRLVVAHWKDATGVMPFDIPIDASIHDSHQAYFCRLGAGRVDWPAWARMYRDHNISGWAVLELDAAADPLSEMIASRQFVETTLLPIIG, encoded by the coding sequence ATGGCAGTTGATCTTGTAACTTTCTTCCACCCTGAATTCTGGGGTGTTGGAAATCACGGCGACATTCTTGCTTTTGCCGAATCAAAACCTGAATTGTTCTGGAACAAAATTCTCGACACTGTCGCTGCAGCCGGGCTGCGCGGTATCGAGCCCACTTTTTCCCCGTTCAACTGGCAGCATGCGATCAAGACTTTCGGCTCCGTTGCCGGGTTTTCCCGGGCCATGGAACAGCGGGGGCTGACGCTGGCCAGCGGCTTCTTTGCCGATCTCGAACATGGCAGCGACATCGCCGATCCGGCGGTCCGCTCCAAGCTGTTCGACCTCGTCAAAGCCTATGCCGAAGTGATTGCGGCCTGTGGTGGCGATGCCATGGTGGTGGGTCTGCCCATGCGCCGCACCCGCGATGCCGAGCCGCCGCTATTCGTCGACCTGCCCTATGCCCAGCGCATCGCCGAGGTGATCAACGAACTGGGCGCGCTGACGCTGCGCCAGGGGGTCAAACTCGCCCTCCACACCGAGGCCCATTCGGTATTTTGCACCTCGCGCGATGTCGATCTCTTCATGCTGTTGACCGACCCGCTCTATGTCGGCTTCTGCCCTGATGCCGCCCACCTGCTGGGTTCGGGTGCCGATCCGGTCGTGGTTACCACCCGCCATATCGACCGGCTGGTCGTGGCGCATTGGAAAGACGCCACCGGCGTCATGCCCTTCGACATTCCCATCGATGCCAGCATCCACGATAGCCACCAGGCCTATTTCTGCCGCCTGGGCGCGGGGCGTGTGGATTGGCCGGCCTGGGCGCGCATGTATCGCGACCACAATATTTCCGGCTGGGCCGTCCTTGAACTGGATGCCGCCGCCGACCCCCTGTCCGAAATGATCGCCTCACGGCAATTCGTCGAGACCACTCTGCTCCCCATTATCGGCTAA